From the Helicoverpa armigera isolate CAAS_96S chromosome 16, ASM3070526v1, whole genome shotgun sequence genome, one window contains:
- the LOC126055419 gene encoding mitochondrial 2-oxodicarboxylate carrier, giving the protein MSDMERIFKQAAMQIGAGGSAGFVEVLIMQPLDLVKTRLQLQATKSTLSRSDPHYYTGIADCMKKMYKYEGITSFWKGILPPILAETPKRAVKFATFEQYKKIFMFGSSTPTPLTFSLAGLGAGITEAILVNPFEVVKVTLQSNKAKVKELPSTWSVTRQIVREHGLGSRGLNKGLTATIARNGVFNMVYFGFYHSVKGVVPEYEDPVLEFIRKLAIGFTSGVLGSCINIPFDVAKSRIQGPQPTPGVIKYSSTTGAIILVYKEEGFRALYKGLLPKVLRLGPGGAIMLVVYDYVYHFLEEKFK; this is encoded by the exons ATGAGTGACATGGAGAGGATATTTAAGCAGGCTGCGATGCAGATAGGTGCTGGAGGCAGTGCCGGGTTCGTAGAAGTCCTGATCATGCAGCCGCTTGACTTAGTGAAGACGAGACTGCAGCTCCAAGCCACAAAATCCACGTTATCAAGATCAGATCCTCATTATTACACGGGGATAGCGGATTGTAtgaagaaaatgtacaaatatgaAGGAATCACTTCATTCTGGAAGGGTATTTTACCTCCTATATTGGCTGAAACTCCTAAGCGAGCTGTGAAGTTTGCTACCTTTGAACagtataaaaagatttttatgtttGGTTCCAGTACACCAACACCTTTA acattCTCACTAGCAGGCCTAGGAGCAGGTATAACAGAGGCCATCCTTGTAAATCCTTTCGAGGTAGTTAAAGTGACCTTACAGTCCAACAAGGCTAAAGTGAAAGAATTGCCGAGCACATGGTCGGTGACCAGACAAATTGTTAGGGAACATGGTTTGGGCTCCAGAGGACTTAATAAAGGACTTACAGCGACGATAGCCAGAAATGGTGTCTTCAACATGGTGTATTTTGGATTCTATCACAGTGTTAAAGGTGTTGTGCCAGAATATGAG GATCCGGTTCTAGAATTCATCAGAAAACTAGCCATTGGTTTCACATCAGGAGTTCTTGGGTCCTGCATCAACATACCGTTCGACGTGGCCAAGAGTCGCATCCAGGGCCCGCAGCCGACGCCAGGCGTCATCAAGTACAGTTCCACCACTGGAGCCATTATACTTGTGTATAAGGAGGAAGG ATTCCGGGCTTTGTACAAAGGTCTGTTACCCAAAGTGCTTCGACTGGGTCCCGGAGGGGCGATCATGTTGGTTGTTTACGATTACGTATATCACTTCCTAGAGGAaaagtttaagtaa